One window of the Niallia circulans genome contains the following:
- a CDS encoding amidase domain-containing protein, producing MRQQLMELIEKRIQQCVTKDREAIVDEKLERKRNSMYKRKAEIVHVKAKGKIEDMEKKADETEELVYSVHLQYFIKQGELFLIEEEVENRKAVIYKGVIIEDTEVLPAYPEDYREVPLAEEWRETKERESRYKYDRLKAVQYAEKWWNSYNPKYHQFEVDCTNYISQCVHEGGAPMRGYPNRNKGWWMQNNNWSYSWAVANAFPRYLETSTAGLRAKRVDSAMELKLGDVICYDFEGDGKYNHTTIVTGKDANGEPLVNAHTYNSRMRYWKYEDSTAYTPNIKYKFFTIIDG from the coding sequence ATGAGACAACAATTAATGGAGTTAATCGAGAAAAGGATTCAGCAATGCGTTACAAAGGATAGGGAAGCAATAGTGGATGAAAAATTAGAGAGAAAAAGAAATAGCATGTATAAAAGAAAGGCTGAAATTGTTCATGTAAAGGCAAAAGGGAAAATTGAAGATATGGAAAAAAAGGCGGATGAGACAGAAGAATTAGTGTATTCTGTTCATCTTCAATATTTTATCAAGCAAGGCGAGCTTTTTTTGATTGAAGAAGAGGTGGAAAATAGAAAAGCTGTTATTTACAAGGGGGTAATAATTGAAGATACAGAGGTTCTCCCAGCTTATCCAGAAGACTATCGAGAGGTGCCATTAGCGGAAGAATGGCGAGAAACGAAAGAAAGAGAAAGCCGCTATAAGTATGATCGTTTAAAGGCTGTTCAATATGCAGAAAAATGGTGGAATAGCTATAATCCGAAATACCATCAATTTGAAGTAGATTGCACCAATTATATATCTCAGTGTGTCCATGAAGGCGGGGCACCAATGAGAGGCTATCCTAATCGAAATAAAGGCTGGTGGATGCAAAATAATAATTGGAGTTATAGCTGGGCCGTAGCAAATGCGTTCCCAAGATACTTGGAAACCTCTACTGCTGGCTTGCGGGCAAAGCGGGTGGATAGTGCCATGGAGTTAAAGCTTGGAGATGTCATTTGCTATGATTTTGAAGGAGATGGGAAATATAATCATACAACGATTGTTACGGGAAAAGATGCGAATGGCGAGCCATTAGTAAATGCGCATACGTATAATAGTCGCATGCGTTACTGGAAATATGAAGATTCGACAGCTTATACACCGAATATTAAATACAAATTTTTTACGATTATTGATGGATAA
- the trmL gene encoding tRNA (uridine(34)/cytosine(34)/5-carboxymethylaminomethyluridine(34)-2'-O)-methyltransferase TrmL, translating to MAIHIVLYQPQIPSNTGNIARTCAGTDTVLHLIRPFGFSMEDKALKRAGLDYWEFVKIYYYDSLEEFYDKNEGGAFYYVTKAGETPYDSFDYSAINKEHYFIFGSETTGLPEEVIQNNVNKTLRIPMTDDILSYNLSNTVAVLIYEALRQQNFAHLK from the coding sequence TTGGCAATACATATTGTTTTATACCAACCACAAATTCCTTCCAATACAGGCAATATAGCCAGAACATGTGCGGGAACAGACACGGTGCTTCATTTAATTCGACCATTTGGATTTTCTATGGAGGATAAAGCGTTAAAGAGAGCCGGCTTAGATTATTGGGAGTTTGTTAAGATTTATTATTATGACTCTTTAGAGGAATTTTACGATAAAAATGAAGGTGGAGCTTTTTACTATGTGACGAAGGCAGGGGAAACTCCATATGACTCCTTCGATTACAGTGCGATAAATAAAGAGCATTATTTTATTTTCGGAAGTGAAACAACAGGTCTCCCTGAAGAAGTCATTCAGAATAATGTAAATAAAACGTTACGAATTCCAATGACGGACGATATTCTTTCCTACAACCTTTCGAATACAGTAGCTGTCCTTATTTATGAGGCTTTAAGACAGCAAAACTTCGCTCATTTAAAATAA
- the nfsA gene encoding oxygen-insensitive NADPH nitroreductase: protein MNQTIETILNHHSVRKFTDEELTQEQIRLLVEAAQSASTSSFVQAYSIIGVKDKEKKKKLAVLAGNQQYVENNGHLFIFCADLYRHTVAAEMEGKKEAAQDSIESTEKFMVSLIDAALASQNMAIAAESLGLGICYIGGIRNNLVEVSQLLKTPDYVLPLFALVVGHPDQQTEKKPRAPFHHIYHEDQYEQDEAQYKKGLQEYNEEIKAYYQERTNGARSDTWTAQMAANFEQKSRMYMKEFVQQKKFDLK from the coding sequence ATGAATCAAACAATCGAAACCATACTCAATCATCATTCTGTTAGAAAATTTACAGATGAGGAGTTAACACAAGAGCAAATTCGTCTCCTTGTTGAAGCTGCGCAAAGTGCTTCTACCTCTAGCTTTGTACAAGCATATAGTATTATTGGGGTAAAGGATAAGGAGAAAAAGAAAAAACTAGCAGTCCTAGCCGGAAATCAGCAATACGTAGAGAATAATGGTCATTTATTTATTTTCTGTGCTGATTTATATCGTCATACAGTTGCTGCTGAAATGGAAGGAAAGAAGGAAGCCGCTCAGGACTCCATTGAAAGCACGGAAAAGTTTATGGTAAGCCTTATTGATGCTGCGCTTGCTTCGCAAAATATGGCCATTGCTGCAGAATCATTAGGACTTGGTATTTGTTATATAGGTGGTATTCGCAATAATTTAGTGGAAGTAAGTCAGCTATTGAAAACGCCTGATTATGTTCTGCCGTTATTTGCTTTAGTAGTAGGTCATCCAGACCAACAAACAGAGAAAAAGCCTAGAGCTCCTTTTCATCATATTTATCATGAAGATCAATATGAGCAAGATGAAGCACAATATAAAAAAGGTCTACAGGAATATAATGAAGAAATCAAAGCTTATTATCAGGAAAGAACAAATGGAGCAAGATCGGATACATGGACTGCGCAAATGGCTGCTAATTTTGAGCAAAAATCACGTATGTATATGAAGGAATTTGTGCAGCAGAAGAAGTTTGATTTGAAATAA
- a CDS encoding ketoacyl-ACP synthase III, with protein sequence MVGARITAIGTYVPKRRLTNLELEQMVDTNNEWIIQRTGIEERRIARSDEFTSDLCISAVKDLMQRYNKKVNDVDMIIVATSTPDFPFPSVASIIQNKLEISNTGTIDLSAACAGFVYALHTAHGYIASGLHKKILVIGADTLSKITDYNDRSTCILFGDGAGAVLVERDEKTSSFIGFHLGSDGSGAQFVYRPGLTKKVNDIELIDTEYLVQNGREVFRWVVRNVPNNVKKILDKTHISMDKINWFIPHSANLRLIEPICDKLGYPMEKTLYSLTKFGNTSAASIPLALDLGIREGKVMNGDKVLMYGFGSGLVHAGELLEINFDEANNETSTL encoded by the coding sequence ATGGTCGGAGCGAGAATAACAGCTATCGGTACTTATGTACCTAAACGAAGATTAACTAATTTAGAACTTGAGCAAATGGTTGATACAAATAATGAATGGATTATTCAAAGGACTGGAATAGAAGAACGCCGAATAGCTCGTTCTGATGAATTCACTAGCGATTTATGTATCTCTGCTGTTAAAGATTTAATGCAAAGGTACAATAAAAAAGTTAATGATGTAGATATGATTATTGTAGCAACAAGTACACCTGATTTTCCATTTCCCTCTGTAGCAAGCATTATACAGAATAAATTAGAAATATCCAATACAGGTACCATTGATTTAAGTGCAGCTTGCGCAGGATTTGTTTATGCCTTACACACCGCACACGGATATATCGCATCCGGACTACACAAAAAGATACTTGTTATAGGTGCGGATACATTATCAAAGATTACGGATTACAACGATAGAAGTACCTGTATATTATTTGGAGATGGTGCAGGAGCTGTTTTAGTGGAAAGAGACGAGAAAACAAGCAGTTTCATTGGATTTCATTTAGGAAGTGATGGAAGCGGAGCACAATTTGTATATCGTCCTGGCTTGACAAAAAAAGTAAATGATATTGAATTAATAGATACAGAGTATCTTGTTCAAAATGGTAGAGAAGTTTTTCGATGGGTTGTTAGGAATGTGCCAAACAATGTTAAGAAAATTTTAGATAAAACACATATCAGTATGGATAAAATAAATTGGTTTATACCTCATAGTGCTAATTTAAGGCTAATCGAACCTATTTGTGATAAATTGGGGTATCCGATGGAAAAAACATTATATAGCTTAACCAAATTTGGCAATACTTCTGCTGCTTCCATCCCTTTAGCACTTGACCTAGGTATTCGAGAAGGAAAAGTAATGAACGGGGACAAAGTACTAATGTACGGCTTTGGTTCAGGTTTGGTTCATGCTGGAGAACTTTTAGAAATAAATTTTGACGAAGCTAATAATGAAACAAGTACGTTATAA
- a CDS encoding PrkA family serine protein kinase, translating into MSILKKIEMHRQEEELLKWEGTFEEYLEILKEKPWVGQSAHSRVYNMIKDAGIDEVNGKKQYKFFSDQLFGLEEPLERLVEEYFHPAAKRLDVRKRILLLMGPVSGGKSTLVTMLKRGLEAYTYTDRGAVYAIKGCPMHEDPLHMIPHSLRKDFYDEYGIRIEGNLSPLNMMRLQEEYNGKIEDVIVERVFFSEDKRTGIGTFSPSDPKSQDIADLTGSIDFSTIAEYGSESDPRAYRFDGELNKANRGMMEFQEMLKCDEKFLWHLLSLTQEGNFKAGRFALISADELIVAHTNETEYRSFISNKKNEALHSRIIVMPVPYNLKASEEERIYEKMIRESDVADVHIAPHTLKIAAIFTILTRLKEPKKGDIDLVKKMRLYDGESVEGFSSADLKELQNEYGDEGMSGIDPRYVINRISSTIIRKDVTSINALDVLLSIKEGLDQHSSITNELKEKYLNCISLARKEYDEIAKKEVQKAFVYSYEESAKTLMDNYLDNVEAYCNKNKLRDPLTGEPINPDEKLMRSIEEQIGISENAKKSFREEILIRISAYARKGKRFDYNSHDRLREAIQKKLFADLKDVVKITTSTKTPDEQQLKKVNEVVARLIDEHGYNSTSANELLRYVGSLLNR; encoded by the coding sequence ATGAGTATATTAAAGAAAATCGAGATGCATAGACAAGAAGAAGAGTTGTTGAAGTGGGAAGGGACATTTGAAGAGTACCTAGAAATATTGAAGGAAAAGCCATGGGTTGGTCAATCCGCGCATTCAAGGGTTTATAACATGATTAAAGATGCAGGTATTGATGAAGTAAATGGAAAAAAACAATATAAATTTTTCTCTGATCAGCTCTTTGGTTTAGAAGAGCCGTTAGAAAGATTAGTAGAGGAATATTTCCATCCAGCTGCTAAGCGTTTAGATGTAAGGAAACGTATTCTATTACTAATGGGTCCAGTCAGCGGTGGGAAATCGACATTGGTAACCATGTTAAAAAGAGGCTTAGAAGCATATACGTACACGGATCGTGGAGCGGTATATGCGATTAAAGGCTGCCCAATGCATGAAGATCCACTTCATATGATCCCACATAGTCTAAGAAAAGATTTTTATGATGAATATGGAATCCGCATTGAAGGAAACTTATCACCACTTAATATGATGAGACTTCAGGAAGAATATAATGGAAAAATCGAAGATGTAATCGTCGAAAGAGTATTTTTCTCAGAAGATAAGCGAACTGGAATAGGAACCTTTAGTCCATCTGATCCGAAGTCCCAAGATATTGCTGACTTAACGGGAAGTATTGATTTCTCGACAATTGCTGAATATGGATCTGAATCAGATCCAAGAGCCTATCGCTTCGATGGCGAGCTGAATAAGGCAAACCGAGGGATGATGGAGTTCCAGGAGATGTTAAAATGCGATGAGAAATTCTTATGGCATTTATTATCCTTAACACAAGAAGGAAACTTTAAAGCGGGAAGGTTTGCTCTCATTTCTGCTGATGAGTTGATTGTGGCCCATACAAATGAAACGGAATATCGCTCCTTTATTTCCAATAAAAAAAATGAAGCACTGCATTCCCGGATTATTGTCATGCCAGTTCCATATAATTTAAAAGCATCAGAAGAGGAAAGAATCTATGAGAAAATGATTCGCGAAAGTGATGTTGCCGATGTTCATATTGCCCCACACACTTTAAAGATAGCCGCTATCTTTACGATTTTAACTAGATTAAAGGAGCCGAAAAAAGGTGATATTGATTTAGTGAAAAAAATGCGTCTATATGATGGCGAAAGTGTAGAAGGCTTCAGTTCGGCTGATTTGAAGGAACTGCAAAATGAATATGGCGATGAAGGAATGAGTGGCATTGATCCCCGTTATGTGATTAATCGGATTTCTTCTACCATTATTCGCAAAGATGTCACAAGCATCAATGCATTAGATGTGCTTTTATCTATAAAAGAAGGCTTGGATCAGCATTCTTCTATTACGAATGAATTAAAAGAAAAGTATTTAAATTGCATTTCCTTAGCACGGAAGGAATATGATGAAATTGCGAAGAAAGAAGTACAAAAGGCATTTGTTTATTCGTATGAAGAGTCAGCGAAAACGTTAATGGATAACTATTTAGATAATGTAGAAGCCTATTGCAATAAAAATAAGCTTCGTGACCCATTAACGGGCGAGCCGATCAATCCAGATGAAAAACTAATGCGTTCGATTGAAGAGCAAATTGGTATTTCCGAAAATGCAAAGAAATCTTTCCGTGAAGAAATCTTGATTCGCATTTCTGCCTATGCAAGAAAAGGAAAAAGATTTGATTATAACTCTCATGATCGCTTACGGGAAGCTATCCAGAAGAAGTTATTCGCAGATCTGAAAGATGTTGTAAAAATTACTACATCTACTAAGACACCAGATGAACAGCAATTGAAGAAAGTAAATGAAGTGGTTGCACGCCTTATCGATGAACACGGCTATAATTCCACTTCAGCAAATGAGTTGCTGCGTTATGTAGGAAGCTTATTAAATCGTTAA
- the yhbH gene encoding sporulation protein YhbH, translating into MTEKQNKHQFVISQENWSLHRKGHDDQQRHQEKVQEAIKNNLPDLITEENIVMSNGREVVKIPIRSLDEYKIRYNYDKNKHIGQGNGDSQVGDVVARDGSGNQKGPGKGQGAGDQAGEDYFEAEVSLMELEEALFKQLELPNLKRKEQDQIVVENIEFNDIRKVGLMGNIDKKKTMISAFKRNAMSGKPAFHPIYPEDLKFKTWNEVQKPESKAVVLAMMDTSGSMGLWEKYMARSFFFWMTRFLRTKYETVEIEFIAHHTEAKVVSEEDFFSKGESGGTICSSVYRKALELINDKYDPGRFNIYPFHFSDGDNLTSDNARCVKLVEELMEVSNMFGYGEVNQYNRHSTLMSAYKNIQDERFRYYLLRQKADVFNAMASFFRKEEEGQMYA; encoded by the coding sequence ATGACCGAAAAGCAAAATAAACATCAGTTTGTAATATCCCAAGAAAATTGGTCCCTCCATCGCAAAGGCCACGATGATCAACAGCGACATCAGGAAAAGGTGCAGGAGGCCATTAAAAATAACCTCCCTGATTTAATTACAGAAGAAAACATCGTCATGTCAAATGGGCGAGAAGTTGTAAAAATTCCGATTCGTTCATTAGATGAATACAAGATTCGATATAATTACGATAAAAACAAACATATTGGGCAAGGGAATGGAGACAGTCAAGTTGGCGATGTGGTCGCACGCGATGGTTCTGGAAATCAAAAAGGCCCAGGAAAAGGGCAAGGAGCAGGAGATCAAGCAGGAGAAGATTATTTTGAAGCAGAGGTCTCTTTAATGGAATTAGAAGAAGCTCTATTTAAGCAATTAGAATTACCGAATTTAAAACGAAAAGAACAAGATCAAATTGTTGTGGAAAATATTGAATTTAATGATATTAGAAAAGTAGGCTTAATGGGTAATATTGATAAGAAAAAAACAATGATCTCAGCATTTAAGCGCAATGCCATGTCTGGGAAACCAGCATTTCACCCGATTTATCCCGAGGATTTAAAATTCAAGACGTGGAACGAAGTACAAAAACCAGAGTCCAAAGCAGTTGTCCTTGCGATGATGGATACGAGCGGCTCGATGGGGTTATGGGAAAAGTATATGGCAAGAAGCTTTTTCTTCTGGATGACGAGATTTCTTCGCACCAAATATGAAACAGTAGAAATAGAATTTATTGCCCATCACACGGAAGCAAAAGTTGTGTCGGAAGAAGATTTCTTTTCTAAAGGAGAAAGCGGTGGCACGATTTGTTCTTCTGTTTATCGCAAAGCATTAGAATTGATTAATGATAAGTATGATCCAGGCAGATTTAATATTTATCCCTTCCATTTTTCAGACGGAGACAATTTAACGTCCGATAATGCTCGATGTGTCAAGCTAGTAGAAGAGCTGATGGAAGTATCCAATATGTTTGGCTATGGGGAAGTTAACCAATACAATCGACACAGTACGCTCATGTCTGCCTACAAAAATATTCAAGATGAAAGATTCCGCTACTACTTACTAAGACAAAAAGCCGATGTGTTCAATGCTATGGCAAGTTTCTTCCGGAAAGAGGAGGAGGGACAGATGTACGCATAA
- a CDS encoding CBO0543 family protein codes for MEKNKMEKRFLNGLLIGNLLILLPILYRKPPIRDWIIVFVYNAITNGLLDMLLTSHKVIRYPVRFLPKIFNIHILFDFLIYPTFTVFYNQLTKRDKPFAIFYKLIFFTLPFFIIELWAENKTKLIEWNKWWKWYYSFLSIILKSLITRFVIEMLRKMNFLTK; via the coding sequence ATGGAGAAAAATAAAATGGAGAAACGATTTTTAAATGGATTACTTATCGGGAATTTATTGATCCTGCTGCCGATTTTATATAGAAAACCCCCAATTAGAGATTGGATTATTGTGTTTGTGTATAATGCTATTACCAATGGTTTGCTTGATATGCTTTTAACATCTCATAAAGTAATTAGATATCCAGTTCGCTTTCTGCCGAAGATATTTAATATACATATATTATTTGATTTCTTAATTTATCCGACATTTACTGTTTTCTATAATCAATTAACGAAGAGAGATAAGCCCTTTGCTATTTTCTATAAATTGATTTTTTTTACTCTTCCCTTTTTTATTATTGAATTATGGGCTGAAAATAAGACAAAATTAATTGAATGGAATAAGTGGTGGAAATGGTACTATTCTTTTCTAAGCATAATTCTTAAGTCATTAATAACAAGATTCGTTATCGAAATGTTAAGGAAAATGAACTTTTTGACAAAATGA
- a CDS encoding DUF454 family protein, whose translation MKPIYRWIYIFLGTVFLVLGIIGAFLPLLPTTPFLLLTSFFYTRGSERINKWFRSTTFYRDYVKGFRKGELTKKQKIKIIITCYICLAVSAILVDHFYTRIMLGCIAIVQAISMFIIKTKKEEPEVIIKE comes from the coding sequence ATGAAGCCTATTTATCGATGGATCTATATATTTCTAGGGACAGTTTTTTTGGTTTTAGGAATAATTGGAGCCTTTTTGCCTTTGCTGCCAACTACACCTTTTTTATTATTAACATCCTTTTTCTATACACGGGGTTCTGAGCGTATTAATAAATGGTTTCGTTCTACAACGTTTTATCGTGACTATGTGAAAGGATTTCGTAAAGGCGAATTGACGAAAAAGCAGAAAATCAAAATCATTATCACGTGCTATATCTGCTTAGCTGTCAGTGCTATCCTTGTAGATCATTTCTATACTCGAATCATGCTGGGCTGTATTGCGATTGTTCAAGCCATTTCAATGTTTATCATAAAGACGAAAAAAGAGGAACCGGAAGTAATCATAAAAGAATAA
- a CDS encoding phosphotransferase, translating into MPNIWEPEYTITKEQASQLVEEQFPISVYSIREIGEGFDNTILLVNDCYTFRFPRREIAVKLLTSEWELLRIIADQLPIPIPKPVYIGSASRVFPRIFIGYEHLPGNTPEGLTNKERIQMAKPLARFLKKLHSFSTEQFKLVPYDEFDRLHIDKRKSRLIDSIKKLRMHEDIALFHLVEDYAKKLTHIAVPTVHVLTHGDLHIRNMLINEKKELTGIIDWGDTHIGHPAVDLSIAYSLCPSEGRKQFFTNYGEVDDTTLKLAQFKAIFTIVTLLIYSIDKKDWELYQEGKISLSFALMGEN; encoded by the coding sequence ATGCCAAATATATGGGAGCCCGAATACACCATAACAAAGGAGCAAGCTTCTCAATTAGTGGAGGAACAGTTTCCAATCAGTGTGTATTCTATTAGAGAAATAGGGGAAGGGTTTGATAATACAATCCTTCTCGTTAACGATTGTTATACTTTTCGCTTCCCAAGAAGAGAAATAGCGGTGAAACTTTTAACAAGTGAATGGGAGCTATTGCGGATTATTGCAGATCAGCTGCCTATCCCCATACCTAAGCCGGTTTATATAGGGTCAGCGAGCAGGGTCTTTCCGCGAATTTTTATAGGATATGAGCATTTACCAGGAAATACTCCAGAAGGTTTAACGAATAAGGAAAGAATTCAGATGGCAAAGCCATTAGCACGCTTCTTGAAAAAATTGCATTCTTTCTCCACCGAGCAATTCAAGCTTGTTCCATACGATGAATTTGATCGACTTCATATTGATAAAAGAAAATCCCGCTTAATCGATTCGATTAAGAAGCTGCGTATGCATGAAGATATAGCTTTATTCCATTTAGTAGAAGACTATGCAAAAAAATTAACCCATATAGCAGTCCCAACTGTTCATGTCCTTACACATGGTGATCTCCATATTCGCAATATGCTTATTAATGAAAAAAAGGAACTAACGGGAATTATTGATTGGGGAGATACGCATATTGGTCATCCTGCCGTGGATTTATCGATTGCCTACAGTCTGTGCCCTTCTGAAGGGAGAAAACAATTTTTTACTAACTATGGCGAAGTAGATGATACTACGTTGAAACTCGCTCAGTTTAAAGCAATATTTACGATAGTAACCTTGCTTATCTACAGTATAGATAAAAAAGATTGGGAACTTTATCAAGAGGGGAAAATTAGCTTATCTTTCGCTTTAATGGGAGAAAACTAA